Proteins encoded in a region of the Thunnus maccoyii chromosome 4, fThuMac1.1, whole genome shotgun sequence genome:
- the rnf114 gene encoding E3 ubiquitin-protein ligase RNF114 has protein sequence MAMLGGFSSTQHKKNVSDGSGDVSEFVCPVCLEIFDSPVTTQCGHTFCQSCLQECLRPQKPVCAVCRATLGHWTKAVDLEALIQSSVAACKGCGAQVGLSQMRGHTAACSKYQEYIEEGVRTTAQSQPAIISPVPNRYTFTCPYCNCQNLDQDGLVEHCTSQHARDARQVVCPICASMPWGDPNYRSADFFQHLKIRHTFSYDTFVDYSTDEHTMIQEALQRSLLDN, from the exons atggcGATGCTCGGAGGGTTTAGCTCTACACAGCACAAGAAAAACGTCTCTGACGGGAGCGGCGACGTGTCAGAATTTGTCTGTCCAGTTTGTCTCGAAATTTTCGACAGTCCCGTCACAACACAATGCGGACATAC GTTCTGCCAGAGTTGTTTGCAGGAGTGTTTGCGTCCACAGAAGCCTGTTTGTGCTGTATGTCGGGCCACACTTGGCCACTGGACTAAAGCAGTTGATCTAGAGGCCCTCATCCAATCATCTGTGGCGGCTTGCAAGGGATGTGGAGCTCAG GTTGGCCTTTCTCAGATGAGAGGCCACACAGCTGCCTGTTCAAAATACCAGGAGTACATTGAGGAGGGAGTGAGGACCACTGCCCAGAGCCAGCCTGCCATCATCAG TCCAGTGCCAAATCGTTACACCTTCACCTGTCCTTACTGCAACTGCCAGAACCTCGATCAAGACGGCCTGGTTGAACATTGCACTTCCCAGCATGCTCGAGATGCACGCCAAGTG GTGTGCCCCATCTGTGCCTCAATGCCTTGGGGGGACCCAAACTACAGGAGTGCTGACTTTTTCCAGCACCTGAAGATTAGACACACCTTTTCCTATGATACCTTTGTT GATTACTCCACAGATGAGCACACAATGATCCAGGAGGCATTACAGCGCTCCCTTTTGGACAACTGA